In Methanobrevibacter sp., the following proteins share a genomic window:
- a CDS encoding flavodoxin, whose product MQSLVTYYSRSNITKRLAEDIAGKLNCDIEEIKPKVNYEGKLGYARGAKDGATGKIVELESLKYNPQDYDVVYIGAPVWAGKVANPVISYLKQNEGKFNNVKFFLTAGSRGFESSFKQMEDSSIKPLKTLQLTTKEVKKENYDLTSFLD is encoded by the coding sequence ATGCAATCATTAGTAACATATTATTCGAGATCAAATATTACAAAAAGATTGGCTGAAGATATCGCAGGCAAATTAAACTGTGACATTGAAGAAATCAAACCTAAAGTAAATTACGAAGGAAAGTTAGGTTATGCCCGTGGAGCAAAAGACGGTGCTACTGGAAAAATTGTGGAATTAGAATCATTGAAATACAATCCACAAGATTATGATGTAGTTTATATTGGAGCACCTGTATGGGCAGGTAAAGTAGCTAATCCAGTAATATCCTATTTAAAGCAAAACGAAGGTAAATTTAATAATGTGAAGTTTTTCCTGACTGCAGGAAGCAGAGGATTTGAATCAAGTTTCAAACAAATGGAAGACTCCTCAATAAAACCATTGAAAACTTTACAGTTAACAACTAAAGAAGTTAAAAAAGAAAATTATGATTTAACCTCGTTTTTAGATTAA
- a CDS encoding CDP-glycerol glycerophosphotransferase family protein: protein MALMDKINNLNECADNTAIYKSYHNDKIYENIIYLESRNGLDFTGNIFRIAEELSNGKYGDFRIYVYATKDIKEKIECLINHYPLNITKVITDEDEATKVLHKAKYIFTDSGIRHKYIKKPGQIVTNTWHGTPLKLMGFDNPSEQHTIGIIQRSFFFSDYILFPNEYMMDKMSHAYMIDKFYKGTFLLEGYPRNSVFLEDNAIFKEKLNLKGKEVFVYMPTFKGLVNDRKDEQQKNDVDRFLSKLNLKLTDNQILFVKFHPYNQSKIDFSKYEHIMAYPTDFESYDVLNVADVLITDYSSVFFDFASTRRKIIIFNYDQDEYLKDRGLYFPIEDLPFPKVQTVDGLLEELNSPKNYDDSEFIDEYCKYDSIDSAEHICDTVINGKESCKTEIINNSNKNILIYTGSMEDTQALNQLIEMLEHADDNLNIFISFRPWAGNIKENHIELFENIPKNIEFMPIGHNLNPTVNEKIKLNKFVKKGTELDFDLTEMFNRNYKRQYGDYKFDLIIDYVSNDLEHSLTYACSNMNNLIVKNEKTQSKVCNQFNEVCNLSEFDFNNLF, encoded by the coding sequence ATGGCTTTAATGGATAAAATCAATAACTTGAATGAATGTGCAGACAATACTGCTATTTATAAAAGTTATCATAATGATAAGATTTATGAAAATATTATCTATTTAGAGTCAAGAAACGGTTTGGATTTTACAGGAAACATTTTTAGAATTGCTGAAGAGTTATCCAATGGAAAATATGGTGATTTTAGGATATATGTATATGCAACAAAAGACATTAAAGAAAAAATTGAATGCCTAATCAACCATTACCCTCTAAACATTACTAAAGTCATAACAGATGAAGATGAAGCAACCAAAGTATTGCATAAAGCCAAATACATTTTCACTGATTCTGGCATCAGACATAAATACATCAAAAAGCCTGGTCAAATAGTCACTAATACATGGCATGGAACTCCATTGAAATTAATGGGTTTTGACAATCCATCAGAACAGCATACTATCGGTATTATTCAAAGATCATTTTTCTTCAGTGATTATATCTTATTCCCAAATGAATATATGATGGATAAAATGTCCCATGCATACATGATTGATAAGTTCTATAAAGGAACATTTCTCCTTGAAGGTTATCCGAGAAATAGTGTTTTTTTAGAGGATAATGCTATTTTTAAAGAAAAATTAAACTTAAAAGGCAAGGAAGTCTTTGTATATATGCCTACATTCAAGGGGCTTGTTAATGACAGAAAAGATGAACAGCAAAAGAATGATGTTGACAGGTTTTTAAGTAAATTAAACTTGAAATTAACCGATAATCAGATTTTATTTGTCAAGTTCCATCCATATAATCAGTCAAAAATCGACTTTAGCAAATATGAACATATCATGGCATATCCTACAGACTTTGAAAGTTATGATGTATTAAATGTTGCTGATGTTCTTATTACTGATTATTCCAGCGTATTTTTTGATTTTGCAAGCACTCGCAGAAAAATCATTATATTTAACTATGATCAGGATGAATACCTAAAAGACAGAGGATTATATTTCCCTATTGAAGACTTGCCGTTTCCGAAGGTTCAAACTGTTGATGGTCTATTGGAAGAATTAAATTCACCAAAAAACTATGATGATTCTGAATTCATTGATGAATACTGCAAATATGATTCAATTGACAGTGCAGAACATATATGTGATACTGTAATCAATGGAAAAGAGTCCTGCAAAACTGAAATTATCAATAATTCCAATAAGAATATTCTAATTTATACTGGATCTATGGAAGATACTCAAGCACTAAATCAACTTATTGAAATGCTTGAACATGCAGATGACAATTTAAATATTTTTATCTCATTTAGACCTTGGGCAGGAAATATCAAGGAAAATCATATTGAATTATTTGAAAATATTCCAAAAAATATTGAATTTATGCCAATAGGACATAACTTAAACCCAACTGTCAACGAAAAGATAAAATTAAACAAATTCGTGAAAAAAGGAACCGAATTGGATTTTGATTTAACTGAAATGTTCAATAGGAACTATAAAAGACAGTATGGTGACTACAAATTTGACTTAATCATTGATTATGTAAGCAATGATTTGGAGCATTCATTAACCTACGCCTGTTCCAATATGAATAATCTGATTGTAAAAAATGAAAAAACACAATCAAAAGTTTGCAATCAGTTTAATGAAGTTTGTAATCTGTCCGAATTTGACTTTAATAACTTATTTTAA
- a CDS encoding NAD(P)H-dependent glycerol-3-phosphate dehydrogenase, translating to MNMTVGVIGAGALGTAISQHVSENVSELLLLLRNEQLCDEINNSGYNSQYYPNFKLNDNIKATVNIGDLSECDIIFLAIPSSAFRKTLEDLQGTVKNDVIIVTTAKGIEYPSLKTMGNLIEEYFDDNYVALSGPNFASEIMLNLPTVTNIASKNYENSVKVKKVLSTKQFKVKIIDDIYGIEFCGILKNINAIANGICEGININENARFAVLTKGFKDTITIIEAIGGKSDTVHEYCGFGDLILTSTSRESRNHTLGVLYGQRLIMDESTMGVLFEGKNSIKAIKDICSKNNICSDIVNFVYDVIIKKVTPKKAFYKLWDNIE from the coding sequence ATGAATATGACTGTCGGCGTTATTGGAGCAGGTGCCCTTGGAACTGCAATATCACAACATGTTAGCGAAAATGTATCTGAATTGTTATTGCTATTAAGAAATGAACAACTTTGCGATGAAATCAACAATTCAGGATACAATTCCCAATATTATCCAAATTTCAAATTGAATGATAATATAAAAGCAACAGTTAATATTGGTGATTTATCAGAATGCGACATTATTTTTTTAGCAATTCCTTCTTCTGCTTTTAGAAAAACCCTCGAAGATCTTCAGGGAACTGTGAAAAATGACGTTATTATTGTAACAACAGCAAAAGGAATTGAATACCCTTCATTAAAGACAATGGGCAATCTGATTGAAGAATATTTCGATGACAATTATGTTGCATTATCAGGGCCTAATTTTGCGTCCGAAATAATGTTAAACTTGCCAACTGTAACCAATATTGCTTCTAAAAACTATGAAAACTCTGTTAAAGTGAAAAAAGTATTGTCAACAAAACAGTTTAAAGTTAAGATTATCGATGACATATATGGAATCGAATTTTGCGGCATCCTGAAAAACATCAATGCAATAGCTAATGGTATCTGTGAAGGAATCAACATTAACGAGAATGCAAGATTTGCAGTATTGACTAAAGGTTTTAAGGATACAATAACAATTATTGAAGCTATTGGAGGTAAATCCGATACAGTCCATGAATATTGTGGTTTTGGAGATTTGATTTTGACTTCCACATCCCGTGAAAGTAGAAACCATACTTTAGGAGTATTATACGGCCAAAGGCTGATTATGGATGAAAGTACAATGGGAGTTTTATTTGAGGGTAAAAACTCCATCAAGGCAATTAAGGACATTTGTTCAAAAAACAATATTTGCAGCGACATTGTAAACTTCGTATATGATGTAATCATTAAAAAGGTAACACCTAAAAAAGCATTTTATAAATTATGGGACAATATTGAATAA
- a CDS encoding phosphocholine cytidylyltransferase family protein, whose product MISVILSAGMGTRLRPLTDEIPKPLLEINNLTLLERMIGNCMNAGIREFILVVGYKKEKVLEIAPKLEDELDISIKIIENEEYNETNTSVSTYLASLYIENEKPDDFILINGDNVVDPKIIERIVKTDNTSLIVDDFKDLNEESFKLILDDMKTNADNSIANGIISEIGKEIDIPSSTGEFIGVSKVIKEDLPHFNEILSQLIDEDRQNYYDFAYKPLSRDTTIDYVLTNGLKWTEIDDHNDWKIANNLIDEFEN is encoded by the coding sequence ATGATTAGTGTAATTCTATCAGCAGGAATGGGAACCAGATTAAGGCCACTTACAGATGAAATTCCAAAACCATTACTTGAAATTAACAACCTCACATTACTTGAAAGAATGATTGGAAACTGCATGAATGCAGGAATCCGTGAATTTATTTTAGTTGTTGGATATAAGAAAGAGAAAGTATTGGAAATTGCTCCAAAACTTGAAGATGAATTGGACATTTCAATCAAGATTATTGAAAATGAAGAATATAATGAAACCAACACATCTGTATCAACATATCTTGCAAGTTTATATATTGAAAATGAAAAACCGGATGATTTCATTTTAATCAATGGAGACAATGTAGTCGATCCCAAAATCATTGAAAGAATTGTAAAAACAGACAATACAAGTTTGATTGTAGATGATTTCAAGGATTTAAATGAAGAGTCATTCAAATTGATTTTAGACGATATGAAAACCAATGCTGATAATTCAATAGCTAACGGAATCATATCTGAAATCGGAAAAGAGATTGATATTCCATCATCTACCGGAGAATTTATAGGTGTTTCAAAGGTCATTAAAGAAGATTTACCTCATTTTAATGAAATATTATCTCAGCTAATTGACGAGGACAGGCAAAACTATTATGATTTTGCATACAAGCCACTTTCAAGAGATACAACCATCGACTACGTGCTAACAAATGGTCTTAAATGGACTGAAATAGACGACCATAATGACTGGAAAATTGCAAATAATTTAATTGACGAATTTGAAAATTAA
- a CDS encoding glycosyltransferase family 2 protein — protein MVKISVILTAFNEEKYIKKAIESILNQTLTDLELIVVNDGSTDNTLDIINSFDDDRLKLINHENMGPGASRNKALTLAEGEYVMYLDGDDWYREDAMEIAYMEAKAKDTDFTFYQMINYDDKTGEIYENDWFNLNIFDESFENTVFNMNDFKGSIFDLSVGVCQKIYNISFLKRIDAKFPEGILFEDMPFFYYVLLKAEKISIVKKQLYYRRKHEESITNVVDGKFLDTIPAGQALMRIFTENEWYDTYKFDLLAYKINGPRFALRDIKENYKIPLYELIKKDYDSIKQSQYYQDYLDNLGPVKKKFFLDIIESEDYDDFLSLNSE, from the coding sequence ATGGTAAAGATTTCAGTTATATTAACCGCTTTCAATGAAGAGAAATATATCAAAAAAGCTATTGAAAGCATATTAAATCAGACATTAACAGATTTGGAATTGATTGTTGTTAATGACGGATCAACAGACAATACACTGGATATCATCAATAGCTTTGACGATGATAGACTCAAACTAATCAATCATGAAAATATGGGTCCTGGAGCAAGTAGAAATAAGGCATTGACTCTTGCTGAAGGGGAATATGTAATGTATCTTGATGGTGATGACTGGTACCGTGAGGATGCTATGGAAATTGCATATATGGAAGCAAAGGCCAAGGATACTGATTTCACATTCTACCAGATGATTAATTATGATGATAAAACGGGTGAGATTTATGAAAATGACTGGTTTAACCTAAATATCTTTGATGAATCATTTGAAAATACCGTTTTCAACATGAATGATTTCAAGGGTTCCATTTTTGATTTGTCTGTTGGAGTGTGTCAGAAAATATACAATATTTCATTTTTAAAGAGAATTGATGCTAAGTTTCCTGAAGGAATCCTGTTTGAGGATATGCCTTTCTTTTATTATGTGCTCTTAAAAGCTGAGAAAATTTCAATTGTCAAAAAGCAGCTGTACTACAGAAGAAAGCATGAAGAGTCTATAACTAATGTTGTTGATGGGAAATTCCTTGATACCATTCCAGCAGGTCAGGCATTAATGAGAATATTTACGGAAAATGAATGGTATGATACATACAAATTTGATTTGTTGGCCTATAAAATTAATGGACCTCGTTTTGCTTTAAGAGACATTAAAGAAAATTATAAGATTCCACTTTATGAGTTAATTAAAAAAGACTACGATTCAATTAAACAGAGCCAATATTATCAGGACTATTTGGATAATCTTGGTCCAGTAAAGAAAAAGTTCTTCCTTGACATAATAGAATCAGAAGACTATGATGATTTTTTAAGTCTGAACTCAGAATAG
- a CDS encoding MATE family efflux transporter produces MSESKSKNIEIITGDPKKAIVKLAIPMMISMLLIMMYNIADSIWVAGLGADALAAIGFITPLFMILVGLGNGIGAGANSLIARNIGAENHKQANNAGLHAILLSVIVSVIFTVLIEVFMVPILQFMGAGDTIQYAMDYSYIIFGFLFVFVYSGVASAIFRSEGDMRRATIAIAITAILNIILDPIFIYILNLGIAGAAWATVISAIMSCVIMSYWIWGKKDLYLDMSFKNFDYQGKLMIDTLQVAIPSTLETIVFSALAIMINGMLVITAGTTAVAVYTASMRIVQLAMIPLMCLGTAVLTVAGVAYGAHNYKNLKTAHSYSIKLGFVISIILGAIMFVFATPIATVFSYTAASASLSPQIATAIEILSLFVLAIPHGIMSSMMFQGVGKGTYSLLITLLRSLILETVFAYIFCFIFGWGLQGIYAGVVFGCFVGGTVGYIWAKLFIRKFKQISIKKYTPQEN; encoded by the coding sequence GTGAGCGAGAGTAAAAGTAAAAATATTGAAATAATTACTGGAGATCCTAAAAAGGCTATTGTAAAACTTGCAATTCCAATGATGATTTCAATGTTACTCATTATGATGTACAATATTGCAGACAGTATCTGGGTAGCAGGACTTGGTGCAGATGCATTAGCTGCAATTGGATTTATTACACCATTATTTATGATTTTAGTCGGACTTGGAAATGGTATTGGTGCTGGTGCAAATTCATTAATTGCAAGAAACATCGGTGCTGAGAATCACAAACAGGCAAACAATGCAGGATTACATGCTATTTTATTATCAGTAATCGTATCTGTAATATTTACAGTATTGATTGAAGTATTCATGGTACCTATCTTACAATTCATGGGTGCTGGAGATACTATTCAGTATGCAATGGACTACAGTTACATCATATTCGGATTTTTATTTGTATTTGTATACTCAGGAGTTGCATCAGCAATTTTCAGATCCGAAGGAGATATGAGACGTGCAACCATTGCAATTGCAATTACAGCAATATTAAACATTATTTTAGACCCGATATTCATTTATATATTGAATCTTGGAATTGCAGGTGCAGCATGGGCAACTGTAATATCTGCAATCATGTCATGTGTTATTATGAGCTACTGGATCTGGGGTAAAAAAGATTTATATCTTGATATGTCCTTTAAAAACTTTGATTATCAGGGGAAATTAATGATTGATACATTACAAGTTGCAATTCCATCAACATTGGAAACAATTGTATTTTCAGCTCTTGCAATCATGATTAACGGAATGCTTGTAATTACTGCAGGAACAACTGCAGTGGCTGTATATACTGCATCAATGAGAATTGTACAATTGGCAATGATTCCATTAATGTGTCTTGGAACTGCTGTCTTAACCGTTGCAGGTGTTGCATACGGTGCACACAACTATAAAAATTTAAAAACTGCACATTCCTATTCAATCAAATTAGGTTTTGTAATCTCCATTATTCTTGGAGCAATAATGTTTGTGTTCGCAACTCCAATTGCAACTGTGTTCTCATATACTGCAGCTAGTGCAAGCTTATCACCTCAAATTGCAACTGCAATAGAAATATTGAGCTTGTTTGTTCTTGCAATCCCTCATGGAATCATGTCTTCAATGATGTTCCAGGGTGTTGGAAAAGGAACTTATTCATTATTAATTACCCTCCTTAGATCTTTAATTTTGGAGACAGTATTTGCTTATATATTCTGTTTCATCTTCGGATGGGGATTACAAGGAATATATGCTGGTGTTGTATTCGGTTGTTTTGTTGGAGGAACCGTTGGATACATCTGGGCAAAATTATTTATCAGGAAATTCAAACAGATTTCCATTAAAAAATATACACCACAAGAAAACTAG
- a CDS encoding MarR family transcriptional regulator yields MVNEEYNMVDSSKLPIGILISIISRGQTFFLNHSLNEFGINYSQLHVLYEIAHQNKVNQEKIARRCNINKGAVARSIRKLEDDGLVIRKIDDENRRQNIVSLTQKGEDTLTKSICILKKWENEVFTEELINKDELRKDLKEIAIRIIEINEREIKK; encoded by the coding sequence ATGGTTAATGAAGAATACAATATGGTTGATTCTTCAAAACTTCCCATTGGCATACTAATATCCATCATCTCAAGAGGCCAAACATTTTTCTTAAACCACAGTTTAAATGAATTTGGCATTAATTATAGTCAATTGCACGTATTATATGAAATAGCTCACCAAAATAAAGTTAATCAGGAAAAAATTGCTAGAAGATGCAATATCAATAAAGGTGCAGTTGCAAGATCCATTAGAAAACTGGAAGACGATGGATTGGTAATTAGAAAGATTGACGATGAAAATAGACGTCAAAATATTGTTTCTCTTACACAAAAAGGAGAAGATACACTTACTAAAAGTATTTGTATCCTCAAGAAATGGGAAAACGAAGTTTTTACTGAAGAGTTAATCAATAAAGATGAATTAAGAAAAGATTTAAAAGAAATCGCAATTAGAATTATAGAAATAAATGAAAGGGAGATTAAAAAGTGA
- a CDS encoding flavin reductase family protein encodes MKVNLKPQAMMYPAPAVIASAYDKEGNVDACTLAFATMCSHRPPAVMIAINSTLKRKTLVSILEREEFCIGFPSVEHAGEADYLGIESGYNENKIDKVNFTTKKGDFVNAPIINEFKVSLECKVMTIKEVGSHTQITGEIVNIQADKDVLNEKNKVNFEALNPLAYDDVTHAYYRMGEKVADAFKIGLKFRE; translated from the coding sequence ATGAAAGTTAATTTAAAACCACAAGCAATGATGTATCCCGCACCTGCAGTTATAGCAAGTGCATATGACAAGGAAGGCAATGTTGATGCATGTACCCTTGCTTTTGCAACAATGTGCTCCCACAGGCCTCCAGCAGTAATGATAGCAATTAACTCAACATTAAAAAGAAAAACCCTTGTTAGTATTTTGGAACGTGAAGAATTCTGCATTGGTTTTCCAAGTGTAGAACATGCAGGTGAAGCAGATTATCTTGGAATAGAATCAGGATATAATGAAAATAAGATTGATAAGGTTAATTTTACAACAAAAAAGGGAGATTTTGTTAATGCACCGATCATCAATGAATTTAAAGTGTCCCTGGAATGTAAAGTAATGACTATCAAAGAAGTTGGAAGCCATACTCAAATTACAGGAGAAATCGTCAATATTCAAGCAGACAAAGATGTGCTGAATGAAAAAAATAAGGTTAATTTTGAGGCATTGAATCCTTTGGCTTATGATGATGTGACTCATGCATATTACAGGATGGGTGAGAAGGTTGCTGATGCATTTAAGATCGGATTAAAGTTCAGGGAATAA